A genomic stretch from Deinococcus cellulosilyticus NBRC 106333 = KACC 11606 includes:
- a CDS encoding GAF domain-containing protein: MQKSKTANTLKSTLMLLLAGLLLPLLWPGVLLNLLKSVGIETGHDHDWSDSLVVLQVGSDLLTFLAYTAIASTLGVLVFQNRKQIPFHRILLSFGLFIVACGLTHLMHVVTRYSPVNDLDAYIRAVTAIVSVITAVALPPMLPRVRSLLEAQQVLRHKQLELESSRQALEEQNRALQRAHLDLLEARDHAEFHASLGDLLQTVHDPDVLADQALEKLGPALKAEQITLIRIQQGRAKLWHAWGDFKPALIAFLMGEGTPIEDLVVLRNVVQTAQRYYTQQYSDIAGARNVSEHRISAAFEPIVKPSGEVVAVIAFSRSVDLPWTEQEQVLAARAASILAVALDRTELQMALQAQEQALLEAQQWHSE; this comes from the coding sequence ATGCAGAAATCCAAAACCGCCAACACCCTGAAGAGCACCCTGATGTTGCTGCTGGCTGGACTTTTGCTGCCCCTCTTGTGGCCCGGTGTGCTCCTGAACCTGTTGAAGTCTGTGGGAATTGAGACGGGGCATGACCACGACTGGTCGGACAGTCTGGTGGTTTTGCAGGTGGGCAGTGACCTGCTGACTTTTCTGGCTTATACCGCCATTGCTTCCACGCTGGGTGTGCTGGTGTTTCAGAACCGCAAGCAGATCCCATTTCACCGCATTTTGCTCTCTTTTGGGCTTTTCATTGTCGCCTGTGGCCTGACCCACCTGATGCATGTGGTGACCCGCTACAGTCCGGTAAATGACCTCGATGCCTACATCCGGGCTGTCACCGCAATCGTCAGTGTCATCACTGCTGTGGCCCTTCCGCCAATGCTTCCACGGGTCAGGTCCCTGCTGGAAGCCCAGCAGGTGCTCAGGCACAAACAGCTGGAACTGGAAAGCTCCCGGCAGGCCCTGGAGGAACAGAACAGGGCTTTGCAGCGTGCCCATCTGGACCTGCTGGAAGCAAGAGACCACGCCGAGTTTCATGCCTCACTGGGTGACCTGTTGCAGACCGTGCATGATCCAGATGTCCTGGCCGATCAGGCCCTGGAAAAACTGGGACCGGCCCTCAAAGCCGAGCAGATCACCCTGATTCGCATTCAGCAGGGGCGCGCAAAGCTCTGGCATGCCTGGGGGGATTTCAAACCTGCGCTCATTGCCTTCCTGATGGGGGAGGGGACACCCATTGAGGATCTGGTGGTGCTCAGAAACGTGGTGCAGACTGCACAGCGCTACTACACCCAGCAATACAGCGACATTGCGGGAGCCCGCAACGTCAGTGAGCACCGGATCTCTGCGGCGTTTGAGCCCATTGTCAAACCCAGCGGTGAGGTGGTGGCCGTGATTGCCTTCAGCCGTTCTGTTGATCTGCCCTGGACCGAGCAGGAGCAGGTTCTGGCTGCGAGGGCTGCATCCATCCTCGCTGTTGCTCTGGATCGAACAGAGCTGCAGATGGCCCTGCAGGCACAGGAACAGGCTCTGCTTGAGGCGCAACAATGGCATTCCGAATGA
- a CDS encoding DEAD/DEAH box helicase, producing the protein MSFFSERQQYLQFFPNGAELSLRKNQRGAIHALAAHFTLHDTPAIITMPTGSGKTTVICATPFLLKAKRVLVIAPSVMLKGHMANAFTTLNSLKKTGLFTLDAAPKVKVVTGTVKTPEAWEELRAFDVVVVTPHTVSPARLQVPLPSEDLFDVVIVDEAHHSPAHTWNELLDAFPRAQRVLFTATPYRSDSLELNGEHVYTYPTLKAFEDKIFGEVNPQRITPQDGETADLAIARQAEITLMQDRGRGHHHYVLARAATKDHAEALLDVYGKNTSLRMQIIYSKHTLKHNQGILDLLEQGELDGIITVDMLSEGVDIPRFKIAAVHALHKSLAITLQFIGRFARTGEDKVGPASFIYTPSDGLNAEIERLYEEDAVWATLLPQLADARIEKEEEDKAFFQGFDPGSFDYADFAGFSLFSLRPYHHVKVYDLPDGFEIPESVTLESNHRTVFKKDYPKARVSVLIFRYLDKPKWIRSDFLTQYHYELCIVYHNKEHGFLFISSTEKTEQFYQQILKHFIASTVSALPSPVSMSITNKSLHNLTQVQVFNVGMRKIRGNRDETYLYRIGNRADNVIDSADGKIYDRGHAFCKAQENGKDVTLGFSSAAKVWSNRTDKIPDFIHWCDALAIKFRNGSNPVTGTNLDYLGVREPIASLKGFDLLTIDWNPRFYEEPGKLTVEVHGQPQLLSPEDAHLWIDYESIKNDRFEFHLEIGSLTIKMMYLLGSTFRVENMDEKITCSFVDQQGRTLEIGEYFQSHPPVFRCVNGDMIEGREAIRLSSLPKSPFDAQLIQAIDWRGAGVDISKEFGTPNSIHNWLEQRLVGAAQADDVVFYDHGSGETGDFITFAVKEDCIHIHIYHVKSCKNRVVGERVSDVYEVCGQVIKSVKFRDLPPAEMFKKIKHRFENTSGKKFCNGDLAKLETLLKSRLPIEIHIGLVQPGMAASKITERTSNVLAATQAYIMAQCAGFLALGSS; encoded by the coding sequence ATGTCCTTCTTTTCAGAGCGGCAACAATACCTTCAATTTTTCCCCAACGGGGCAGAACTTTCCCTCCGCAAAAACCAAAGGGGTGCCATTCACGCCCTTGCAGCCCACTTCACTTTGCACGACACCCCCGCCATCATCACCATGCCCACAGGATCAGGAAAAACCACAGTGATCTGTGCCACCCCGTTCCTGTTGAAAGCCAAGAGGGTGCTCGTGATTGCGCCCAGTGTGATGCTGAAAGGTCACATGGCAAATGCCTTCACCACCCTCAACAGCCTCAAAAAGACAGGTCTGTTCACCCTTGACGCTGCCCCCAAAGTCAAAGTCGTCACCGGGACGGTCAAGACCCCAGAAGCCTGGGAAGAACTCCGGGCATTCGATGTGGTGGTGGTGACCCCACACACGGTGAGTCCTGCCCGCCTGCAGGTGCCCCTCCCCAGTGAAGATTTGTTTGATGTGGTGATTGTGGACGAAGCGCACCATTCCCCTGCCCACACCTGGAATGAGCTGCTGGATGCTTTCCCCCGAGCCCAGCGGGTGCTTTTCACGGCCACCCCTTACCGCTCAGACAGCTTGGAACTGAACGGCGAACATGTGTACACCTATCCCACCTTGAAAGCTTTCGAGGACAAGATTTTTGGTGAGGTGAATCCACAACGCATCACTCCACAAGACGGAGAAACGGCAGACCTCGCCATCGCACGCCAGGCCGAAATCACCCTCATGCAAGACCGGGGCCGGGGACACCACCATTACGTGCTGGCCCGCGCAGCCACCAAGGACCACGCGGAGGCCCTGCTGGACGTGTACGGCAAAAACACCTCACTGCGCATGCAAATCATTTACAGCAAACACACCCTCAAACACAACCAGGGCATCCTGGATTTGCTGGAACAGGGCGAACTCGACGGCATCATCACCGTGGACATGCTCTCAGAAGGGGTGGACATCCCACGCTTCAAGATCGCTGCTGTGCATGCCCTGCACAAATCCCTGGCCATCACCTTGCAGTTCATTGGCCGTTTCGCCCGAACTGGAGAGGACAAGGTGGGTCCAGCCAGCTTCATTTACACCCCATCCGACGGGCTGAATGCAGAAATCGAACGGCTGTACGAAGAGGACGCCGTTTGGGCCACCCTGCTCCCGCAACTCGCCGATGCCCGGATCGAAAAAGAAGAGGAAGACAAAGCCTTCTTTCAGGGCTTCGACCCGGGATCGTTTGATTATGCGGATTTCGCAGGTTTCTCCCTGTTCTCCCTGCGGCCCTACCACCACGTGAAAGTCTACGACCTGCCGGACGGATTTGAGATCCCAGAAAGTGTCACCCTGGAGTCCAACCACCGCACGGTGTTCAAGAAAGACTACCCCAAAGCGCGCGTTTCGGTGCTGATCTTCAGGTACCTCGACAAACCCAAGTGGATCCGCAGTGATTTCCTGACCCAGTACCATTACGAACTGTGCATTGTGTACCACAACAAAGAACACGGGTTTTTGTTCATCAGTTCCACCGAAAAAACCGAACAATTCTACCAGCAGATCCTCAAGCACTTCATTGCCTCCACAGTCTCTGCGTTGCCCTCCCCGGTCTCCATGTCCATCACCAACAAATCCCTCCACAACCTCACCCAGGTGCAGGTCTTTAACGTGGGCATGCGCAAAATCCGCGGCAACAGGGACGAAACGTACCTCTACCGCATCGGCAACCGCGCAGACAATGTGATCGACAGCGCTGACGGCAAGATCTACGACCGGGGGCACGCGTTCTGCAAAGCGCAGGAGAACGGCAAAGACGTCACCCTGGGTTTCAGTTCAGCTGCAAAAGTGTGGAGCAACCGCACCGACAAGATTCCTGATTTCATCCACTGGTGCGACGCCCTGGCCATCAAATTCCGCAACGGCAGCAACCCAGTCACGGGAACAAACCTGGATTACCTGGGGGTGCGTGAACCCATCGCCAGCCTCAAAGGTTTTGACCTGCTCACCATCGATTGGAACCCCAGGTTCTATGAGGAGCCAGGAAAACTGACCGTGGAGGTGCATGGTCAACCCCAACTCCTCTCCCCTGAGGACGCCCACCTGTGGATCGATTACGAGTCCATCAAGAATGACCGGTTCGAGTTCCACCTGGAAATCGGCTCCCTGACCATCAAAATGATGTACCTGCTGGGGTCAACCTTTCGGGTTGAGAACATGGACGAGAAAATCACCTGTTCCTTTGTGGACCAGCAGGGCCGAACCCTTGAGATCGGGGAATACTTCCAGAGTCACCCCCCAGTGTTCCGCTGCGTGAACGGTGACATGATTGAAGGCCGTGAAGCCATCCGGCTTTCCAGTTTGCCCAAAAGCCCTTTCGATGCCCAACTCATTCAAGCCATCGACTGGCGGGGAGCAGGAGTGGACATCTCAAAGGAGTTCGGCACACCCAACTCCATTCACAACTGGCTGGAACAGCGCCTGGTGGGTGCCGCGCAGGCAGATGACGTGGTCTTCTATGACCACGGCTCAGGGGAAACCGGCGACTTCATCACTTTTGCCGTAAAAGAAGACTGCATCCACATCCACATTTATCACGTCAAATCCTGCAAAAATCGCGTGGTGGGAGAGCGGGTCAGTGACGTGTACGAGGTGTGTGGACAGGTGATCAAGTCTGTGAAATTCAGGGATTTGCCCCCCGCAGAGATGTTCAAAAAAATCAAACACCGCTTCGAGAACACCTCTGGAAAGAAGTTCTGCAATGGAGATCTTGCAAAACTGGAAACCTTGCTGAAATCCCGCTTGCCCATCGAGATTCACATTGGCCTGGTGCAGCCAGGAATGGCGGCCAGCAAAATCACCGAGCGTACAAGCAACGTTTTGGCTGCCACACAGGCCTACATCATGGCGCAGTGTGCCGGTTTCCTGGCCCTGGGTTCTTCATGA
- a CDS encoding AOC03_06830 family ribosome hibernation factor, with protein sequence MQIADLDILQSQAQYPSITITLPTHRTFPEKEKDPVRVKNLIREAEDRLLQEYEARDIQDIMQRLWDLADSIDHNHNLEGMMIVANRDVAKVYKVPTRLEEKVAVQDDFLVRDLLLAQSRIQSYWVLTLAENPTRLFHADNDQLQEVQDYGFPFVNEEPGTRMTLDTRYGTKPDSERDEHLRIFFRNIDAGLKQALDLEDLPVVLLGVDKNLGFFKEVAQNYDKVLTVIEGNHDLATADNTALKFAELVWPKVQEVMHEQRHNDVAQAIDAAVSSNTFFTDLNDIWVATLDGRGARLFVEEGYSFSAKVSEDGRSIAVVDEPEAYRNREIVHDAVNRIIEHVLQTSGEVVFVEPGRLGDNRKLFLTLRY encoded by the coding sequence ATGCAGATTGCTGATCTTGACATCCTGCAGAGCCAGGCACAGTATCCCAGCATCACCATCACCCTTCCCACCCACCGCACTTTTCCAGAAAAAGAAAAAGACCCTGTGCGGGTGAAGAACCTGATCCGTGAAGCAGAAGACCGCTTGCTGCAGGAGTACGAGGCCAGAGACATTCAGGACATCATGCAGAGGTTGTGGGATCTGGCCGATTCCATAGATCACAACCACAACCTGGAAGGCATGATGATTGTCGCCAACCGGGACGTGGCGAAGGTGTACAAAGTGCCCACGCGACTGGAAGAAAAAGTTGCTGTGCAAGATGACTTCCTGGTGCGTGACCTCCTGCTGGCCCAATCCAGAATCCAGAGTTACTGGGTCCTGACCCTGGCAGAGAATCCGACCCGTCTGTTCCATGCCGACAATGACCAGTTGCAGGAAGTGCAGGACTACGGTTTTCCTTTTGTGAACGAGGAGCCCGGGACCCGCATGACCCTGGACACCCGCTATGGGACCAAACCTGACTCCGAGCGGGATGAGCACCTCAGGATTTTCTTCCGCAACATTGATGCAGGGCTCAAGCAGGCCCTGGACCTGGAAGACCTGCCAGTGGTCCTGCTGGGCGTGGACAAAAACCTGGGTTTCTTCAAGGAAGTGGCCCAGAATTACGACAAAGTCCTCACCGTCATCGAAGGCAACCACGATCTGGCCACCGCTGACAACACCGCCCTGAAATTCGCTGAACTGGTGTGGCCAAAAGTGCAGGAAGTCATGCATGAGCAGCGTCACAATGATGTGGCCCAGGCCATCGATGCTGCGGTCAGCAGCAACACCTTCTTCACCGACCTGAATGACATCTGGGTGGCGACCCTGGATGGACGCGGAGCCAGACTCTTTGTTGAAGAGGGTTACAGTTTCTCCGCAAAAGTCAGCGAGGATGGTCGTTCCATCGCGGTGGTGGATGAACCCGAAGCCTACCGCAACCGGGAAATCGTGCATGACGCGGTGAACCGGATCATTGAACACGTTCTGCAAACCAGTGGCGAGGTTGTTTTTGTCGAGCCTGGGCGACTGGGGGACAACCGCAAATTGTTCTTGACCCTGCGCTACTGA
- a CDS encoding Mu transposase C-terminal domain-containing protein → MTSPKYARATRALEHLLPYFRERGSTGIPKSHEAKLCQQAHISVPTLRRYYKKFLDLGGHQHAVSIPDFLEGRKTQLRKHTLSPEVEQLLQTLIDQHWLIPLGSPTFRPYTLQAMLDLIHDHCTEKNLPKPSYNTLKNRLQRREKQDPKKYARLREGEEIARSREPRLGVSPERHFGERIQMDGTLLDFFVRDGKLQVKRSSNKRPQVKSMHTRYWITVAVDEGTSLFLNFSLTEHTKSAFETLRTLRGILLNQKEHHQALGVENTLPPLGIPKELFTDRGSEFVNHSLKRFCLQYGVTFQAIPSAPHLRGRIERLIGLINEALRHLPGSTLNRHRMRGKTGQDYACFGEKDLERYLTQYLLDRLNVQVKRGETISRLQNAWVQVSEGKSQFTPIPAQDHGRIQNMLLPCVQRSLQKGGVQWKKRHYVSFHPDFLNLVRRRKGLGEVTVLFDPHNIQQVWLIHPETQELLELFCKDIPSPTSVWRWEEARKQLELELKPARSAHQIYHKVLQMQAATPEHRPPETQAAPEASAVFRFPSTQWPRFAIEEAPPPSNRGRG, encoded by the coding sequence ATGACCTCCCCGAAGTATGCCCGCGCCACCCGAGCCCTGGAGCACCTTCTCCCATACTTCCGGGAAAGAGGCAGCACCGGCATCCCTAAATCACACGAAGCGAAACTCTGCCAGCAAGCCCACATCTCCGTTCCCACCCTCCGCCGTTACTACAAGAAATTCCTGGACCTCGGTGGTCACCAGCACGCCGTCAGCATTCCCGACTTCCTCGAAGGCCGCAAAACACAACTTCGAAAGCACACCCTGAGTCCCGAAGTCGAACAACTCCTGCAAACCCTGATCGACCAGCACTGGTTGATCCCCCTGGGCAGTCCCACCTTTCGCCCCTACACCCTCCAGGCCATGCTGGACCTCATCCACGACCACTGCACAGAAAAGAACCTGCCCAAACCCAGCTACAACACCCTCAAGAACCGCCTCCAGCGGCGGGAGAAACAGGACCCCAAAAAGTATGCCCGCCTCAGGGAAGGGGAAGAAATCGCCCGCAGCAGGGAGCCCCGACTGGGCGTCAGTCCAGAAAGACACTTCGGCGAGCGCATCCAGATGGACGGGACCCTGCTGGACTTCTTCGTGAGGGACGGCAAACTGCAGGTCAAAAGAAGCAGCAACAAGCGGCCTCAAGTCAAATCCATGCACACCCGGTACTGGATCACCGTGGCGGTCGACGAAGGCACCTCCCTGTTCCTGAATTTCAGCCTGACCGAACACACCAAATCGGCCTTTGAAACCCTCCGAACCCTCCGGGGCATCCTGCTGAACCAGAAGGAGCACCACCAGGCCCTGGGGGTGGAGAACACTTTGCCTCCGCTGGGGATCCCTAAAGAACTCTTCACGGACCGGGGCAGTGAATTCGTCAACCACTCCCTGAAACGGTTTTGCCTTCAGTACGGGGTGACCTTCCAGGCCATCCCCTCAGCCCCTCACCTCAGGGGCCGCATTGAACGCCTGATCGGCCTGATCAACGAAGCCCTCCGGCACCTCCCAGGGTCCACCCTGAATCGCCACCGCATGAGGGGCAAAACCGGACAGGACTACGCCTGCTTTGGGGAAAAAGACCTGGAGCGTTACCTGACCCAGTACCTGCTGGACCGCCTCAATGTGCAAGTGAAAAGGGGAGAGACGATCAGCCGCCTGCAAAACGCCTGGGTGCAGGTGAGCGAGGGAAAAAGCCAGTTCACTCCCATCCCAGCACAGGACCATGGCAGGATCCAGAACATGCTGCTGCCCTGTGTCCAGCGTTCCTTGCAGAAAGGAGGGGTGCAGTGGAAGAAGAGGCATTACGTGTCCTTCCACCCGGATTTTCTGAACCTGGTGCGCCGCAGGAAAGGCCTGGGGGAAGTCACGGTGCTCTTTGATCCCCACAACATCCAGCAGGTGTGGCTCATCCACCCCGAAACCCAGGAGTTGCTGGAACTGTTCTGCAAGGACATCCCCAGCCCCACCAGCGTGTGGCGGTGGGAGGAGGCCAGGAAACAACTGGAGTTGGAACTGAAACCCGCCCGCAGTGCCCACCAAATTTACCACAAAGTGCTGCAGATGCAAGCAGCCACCCCTGAACACCGCCCGCCAGAAACCCAGGCAGCACCGGAGGCCTCCGCCGTTTTCCGGTTCCCTTCAACCCAGTGGCCCCGCTTTGCCATAGAGGAAGCACCCCCACCTTCCAACCGGGGCCGGGGTTGA
- a CDS encoding MBL fold metallo-hydrolase: protein MQKPSFHVLLLQQEFGPFRRTFHLTLLSDSQHGLTLIDTGLPGAEMQILDFIQQLGHDTSDLKAIVLTHSDIDHAGSARALQDLTGAQVWAGLEEKPQLEGTLPPLRTPPAHLLAQLPAELALQLGRGSVPVQVNRTLSEGEVLPGGWKVIFTPGHTPGHLSVFHPDTGVLVAGDAVMVKEGRAVFPDNSMDVAQATHSLSRLAGLDVQHLIAHHGGEVSGGNVLDAWSSPERVKNRGVPGCPDTALK from the coding sequence ATGCAGAAGCCTTCTTTTCATGTGCTCCTCCTCCAGCAGGAGTTCGGTCCCTTCCGTCGCACCTTCCACCTCACCCTGCTTTCTGACTCCCAGCATGGCCTGACCCTCATCGACACCGGGTTGCCCGGAGCGGAAATGCAGATCCTGGACTTCATCCAGCAACTCGGACATGACACTTCGGACCTGAAGGCCATCGTGCTGACCCACTCGGACATCGACCATGCTGGATCGGCACGTGCTTTGCAGGACCTCACCGGAGCACAGGTGTGGGCAGGCCTGGAAGAAAAACCCCAACTGGAGGGCACCTTGCCTCCCCTCCGCACTCCGCCAGCACACCTGCTGGCTCAGCTCCCTGCTGAACTGGCTTTGCAACTGGGTCGGGGATCTGTACCCGTGCAGGTGAACCGGACCTTGTCTGAAGGGGAAGTCCTACCGGGCGGGTGGAAGGTGATTTTCACGCCCGGGCACACCCCGGGGCACCTGAGTGTGTTCCACCCTGACACTGGGGTGCTGGTGGCCGGGGACGCCGTGATGGTGAAAGAAGGGCGAGCGGTGTTTCCCGACAATTCCATGGACGTTGCTCAGGCCACACACTCCCTGAGCCGCCTCGCTGGGCTGGACGTTCAGCACCTCATTGCCCACCACGGAGGGGAAGTGTCTGGAGGGAACGTGCTGGACGCCTGGAGTTCCCCTGAAAGGGTCAAAAACCGAGGCGTTCCAGGGTGTCCTGATACAGCCTTGAAGTGA
- a CDS encoding peptidoglycan DD-metalloendopeptidase family protein, with product MTHQRFLLLCLALGAHALAHSGAPLKDSQLPKPAQQFGLPFASPPGPASWLLGQVYGNTTGAYRQRNSTYRAGQGIHFGLDFSAACGTPVVAIGDGVVQDVDGPHGSPPHNLIIDHGNGLASFYGHLQKRPSLKVGQRVKKGQVVGLSGDSQFTCRSAPHLHLEIRDTSHMRFFNPIPYIKADWDTLFVQGGFSRGFQRDLANIRKWQHPEDQPQAFRGGALLNRFALSWPPDEPQDTPQQGKFSGYRPVKTSWPEKDTRITTGGCCVLPVFTPDSRQLMFIDRPSSQSPVGWYGVRPGQKPQAMLPLGFYSPDLRHQVLPSTPAGTRIKRLTDGKTVTLSGEVGNVLWSPQGSRFVWNESQNTGNFDERQTRIRISAFGQTPRTLATVYGGGAQGFLDEETLLVLGKTDPKSDNRTLYTLDLKSGKTRKLETALNIRGVAISPKGSWIAYFLAFNKDRKNGLFVVNRDGRKLQVPGFGSYRWRDDDTLLTVPLRDTSGAHTVYRWTVGQKDMKELVRLSGKISYDQWTISPDGQNLAYVSGKDRNIYGLKLP from the coding sequence ATGACCCACCAGCGATTCTTGTTGCTCTGTCTGGCCCTGGGGGCCCATGCTTTGGCGCACAGTGGTGCGCCGTTGAAAGACAGCCAGTTGCCGAAGCCCGCACAGCAGTTCGGTTTGCCGTTTGCCAGCCCTCCCGGTCCGGCTTCGTGGTTGCTGGGGCAGGTGTACGGAAACACCACCGGGGCTTACAGGCAACGGAATTCCACGTACCGGGCCGGCCAGGGGATTCATTTCGGGCTGGATTTCTCTGCGGCGTGTGGCACGCCCGTGGTCGCCATCGGGGATGGGGTGGTGCAGGATGTGGACGGTCCACACGGTTCGCCGCCGCACAACCTGATCATCGATCACGGCAATGGTCTGGCGAGTTTTTACGGTCATCTGCAAAAACGTCCCTCTCTGAAGGTGGGGCAGCGGGTCAAGAAGGGTCAGGTGGTGGGGCTCAGTGGGGACAGCCAGTTCACCTGCCGGAGTGCGCCGCACCTGCATCTGGAAATCCGGGACACCAGCCACATGCGGTTTTTCAACCCGATTCCGTACATCAAGGCAGACTGGGACACCCTTTTCGTGCAGGGTGGTTTTTCGCGGGGATTCCAGCGGGATCTGGCGAACATCCGGAAGTGGCAGCATCCTGAGGACCAGCCTCAGGCGTTTCGGGGTGGGGCACTCCTGAACCGGTTTGCACTCAGCTGGCCCCCAGATGAACCCCAGGACACCCCCCAGCAGGGGAAATTCTCGGGGTACCGGCCTGTAAAGACCAGCTGGCCTGAAAAAGACACCCGCATCACCACCGGGGGGTGTTGTGTGCTGCCGGTGTTCACGCCGGACAGCAGGCAACTGATGTTCATTGACCGACCCTCCAGCCAGAGTCCGGTGGGGTGGTACGGGGTGAGGCCCGGGCAGAAACCCCAGGCCATGCTGCCGCTGGGTTTTTATTCACCAGACCTCAGGCACCAGGTGCTGCCTTCCACCCCTGCAGGCACGCGCATCAAACGCCTCACAGATGGAAAAACCGTCACACTTTCCGGTGAGGTGGGGAACGTGTTGTGGTCTCCGCAAGGGTCCCGTTTTGTGTGGAACGAAAGCCAGAATACAGGCAACTTCGATGAGCGCCAGACCCGCATTCGCATTTCTGCATTCGGGCAGACCCCCCGAACTCTGGCCACTGTTTATGGTGGGGGAGCCCAGGGTTTTCTGGATGAGGAAACCCTGCTGGTGCTGGGCAAGACCGACCCGAAGTCCGATAACCGGACCCTTTACACACTGGACCTGAAAAGCGGGAAGACCCGCAAGCTGGAAACCGCCCTCAACATCCGTGGGGTGGCCATCAGCCCGAAAGGCAGCTGGATCGCCTACTTCCTGGCCTTCAACAAGGACCGCAAGAATGGCCTGTTTGTGGTGAACCGGGACGGCAGGAAACTTCAGGTGCCCGGATTTGGTTCGTACCGCTGGAGGGACGACGACACCTTGCTGACGGTTCCCCTCAGGGACACCTCTGGGGCCCACACCGTGTACCGGTGGACGGTCGGGCAGAAAGACATGAAGGAGCTTGTCCGGCTCTCGGGAAAAATCAGTTACGACCAGTGGACCATCTCGCCCGATGGGCAGAATCTGGCTTACGTCAGTGGCAAAGACAGGAACATTTACGGACTGAAGTTGCCGTGA
- a CDS encoding TniB family NTP-binding protein has protein sequence MSFSREALIESRESAWFLIPERETLLQRLSFLVTDPPRHRERSLALIGPANSGKSRLITQFMKMHPAVFGEELDLKPILLLRMSPLRNTSQLVDRLLALVTPVKVSGNEDARTEHLLNLLDVVGTRVIVLDEFHDVLSVGTQTRHHMLTKIKDLNNAGLRIVPVGTERMVDALSINPEPSTRFTRTKMDALTFEDSLGVALAFFAHLKLEEWTDTYQKAAEMVYVRTSGIIGNQLDVLEDVVLQATQSGAKVTSRLYQDTLERLGF, from the coding sequence TTGAGCTTCTCCCGCGAAGCTTTGATTGAGTCCCGGGAATCCGCCTGGTTCCTGATTCCTGAACGCGAAACTTTGTTGCAGCGGCTTTCCTTCCTGGTCACCGATCCCCCCAGACACCGGGAACGCAGCCTGGCCTTGATTGGACCTGCAAACTCCGGGAAGAGCCGCCTGATCACCCAATTCATGAAAATGCACCCTGCAGTGTTCGGGGAGGAACTGGACCTCAAACCCATCTTGCTGCTGCGCATGTCCCCCCTCAGGAACACCTCCCAGCTGGTGGACCGCCTGCTCGCCCTGGTCACGCCCGTGAAAGTCAGTGGGAACGAAGACGCCCGCACCGAACACCTCCTCAACCTGCTGGACGTGGTGGGCACCAGGGTCATCGTGCTGGATGAATTCCATGACGTGCTGAGTGTCGGGACACAAACCCGCCACCACATGCTCACCAAAATCAAAGACCTCAACAACGCCGGGCTTCGCATCGTCCCGGTGGGCACTGAGCGCATGGTGGACGCCCTGTCCATCAACCCGGAACCCTCCACCCGCTTCACCCGGACCAAGATGGATGCCCTGACTTTTGAGGACAGCCTGGGCGTGGCCCTGGCGTTCTTCGCCCACCTGAAGCTGGAGGAATGGACAGACACCTACCAGAAAGCGGCAGAGATGGTGTACGTGCGCACATCGGGCATCATCGGCAACCAGCTGGACGTGCTGGAAGACGTGGTGCTGCAAGCCACCCAATCAGGAGCAAAGGTCACTTCAAGGCTGTATCAGGACACCCTGGAACGCCTCGGTTTTTGA